The genomic DNA TCCCAGTCTACCAGCAGGTCTGTGAACTTATCAATACCCGCAACAATAGGTACAAGGCCATAGGTCAGTTTCAGGGTGGTTCGGATTTGAAGCAGCGCCTGATGTTCCATTACATTTTCCATGATCTTTCGGTTTTTACAATTATTTAACATTATTTACTCATTAGATACCCGCTAATGAATAACGTTACAGATTCATGTAACTTTTTTGCGCCATTTGCATCTAAATAAGTAAAGGCAGCCAAGTATGCAGGTAAAAGAAAAACAAGGGCAACACCAGTTATCGGACCGGGAGGTAGTGGAACGGGTATTAACCGGGGAAAAAGAGTTGTATGAGATCCTCATGCGGCGCTATAACCAGAAACTTTACCGGGTGATCAGGGGATACCTGAAAGATGCGTGCGAGGTAGAGGATGCCATGCAGAACACCTACCTCAAAGCATATGAAAAGCTATATCAGTTTCACGGCGAGGCGCAGTTCTCGACCTGGCTGGTCCGCATTGGTATAAACGAGGCGCTGGGCTGGCTGCGCCAAAACCAGAAAGCCGCTTTCCTGCATAGTATACAAGAAGACCAACCAGACCAGCAACTCCTGGAACTACCTGACACCAAAAGTATGAACCCCGAAATCAATACCATTCACAAGGAAATGCAGCTGCTGCTGGAGCAGGCCATCGATAACCTGCCTACCAAATACAGGGTCGTTTATATGCTGCGCGAGGTAGAGGAAATGAGCACGGCGGAAGTGACCGCTTGCCTGGCTATCTCGGAAAGCAATCTGAAAGTAAGGCTGCATCGTGCAAAAACACTGCTCAAAGAAAACCTCTACCAGCTTTCTGCCTCGCGGGATGTGTTTACGTTTGGCTCGAAACATTGCGACAAGCTGGTCAACCAGGTTATGGCCAGGCTGCAGCAAGTATAGGTCCGTCCTCGCGTTGCTGTCAGTTCAAAAATTTATTCAAACATCCGCTTACCGCCTCAACCCGGCGCCGCTGTTAGCTGGCAGGAAGTATAAACCAGGTAAAACTCTTTAACAAGTGACAGATACGTATAAAGGCCATCGCTGCTTTTCGCCAATACCAATTAAATTTATGCTGAAAACCAGCCCACTTCAGTCTGCGCAAGTATAGCTTTGCCTTTTCTTTACCGTATTATTACCAGCACCAAAACACACGTATGGCTATACAACTGATCATGGTACCTGGGCTGGGCAACTCGGGGCCGCAACACTGGCAAAGTCTATGGGAAGCGCAGGATACCGCCATCCGCCGCGTAGGGCAATCGGATTGGGATACGCCCACCTGCGCAGCCTGGGTGAAAAAGCTGCACGAGGAAATACAGCAGGCAGATGCTCCTGTGGTGTTAGTGGCGCACAGCCTGGGTTGCCTGGCGGTGGTGCACTGGGCCCGGCATTACCAGGGAAACGTAAAGGCCGCCATGCTGGTAGCGCCGCCGGATGCAGAACGCCCGGATTTTCCGCAGGAAGCAACCGGTTTCGCCCCTATTCCCCAACAAAAGCTCCCCTTTCCAACTATAGTAGTAGCCAGCAGCAACGACCCCTACATATCCATGCAACGGGTACAGGAACTGGGCCGGAACTGGGGCAGCCAGTTGGTAAGCGTGGGAGATGCCAGGCATATCAACGCCAGTTCGGGCCTAGGCGACTGGCCGCAGGGGCAGCAGCTATTGCAGGAGCTACTGTAGCGCCAGGCTTTGCTTTAATCCTTTGCGGGCTTTGTACATTCTACTGAAAACCGCTATATTTAGGAGCCGCGTCAGCCCGCCTGCGCGCCTGTAATATCCCTAATCCTAACATAAATGGCTAAGAGAAAAGCATTCACCGCCACCGGCATTATCGTCGGTATACTTGTCCTTCTGGTTTTGATGCAGTTTATCCGCATTGATAAAACGAACCCGCCTGTAGACCCGGCCAAAGAATTTGTAACCATTGCTAATCCGCCACAGGATGTGACTCTTATCTTGCGGGAGTCCTGCTACGATTGCCACTCCAACACCACCAAGTATCCCTGGTACTCGAATGTAGCTCCGGTTTCATGGTTTCTCAAAAACCATATAGACGAAGGTCGCCGGGAACTGAATTTCTCGGAATGGGGAAGCTATACAGCTAAAAAAGCGAACCACAAGTTGGAGGAAGCCATCGAACTGGTTGAGAATGGCGAAATGCCGATGACGTCTTATACCTTGCTGCACGCCGAAGCTAAGCTTACCAAAGAAGAAAAGGAAAAACTGATCAGCTGGCTGAAAACTTACAAGAGCACCGGTTCTTAACCAGTAAGTATAGTGCCCCTGCAGGCAGCGGAAGGAGCGCTGCCCTGATGAATACCTGCCGTTGAACAAAAACGGCCAAAAAGAAGATGAACAGCTGCTTTACCTGTAACCAATGGGCAAGGTAGCTGTTTTGCTATTGTAAAAACCTAAACGCAGCGCACTCCTATGGCATCCCCTACTTCGCTGGCTCACGACAAAAAACGCACGCAGCTGTTTCTGGTGCTCAGTGGCATTTTTCTGGCCAACGCGTTGCTGGCCGAGCTGATCGGCGTAAAGATCTTCTCGGGCGAGGCTATTTTCGGTCTGCCCGGCGCACAGCTTAACCTGCTCGGCTATAAGCTGGACTTTAACCTGACGGCAGGGGTCATTATCTGGCCGGTCGTGTTCATCACCACCGACATCATCAACGAATACTTTGGCAAGGAAGGCGTTAAGAAAGTAAGTATACTCACGGTGTTGCTCATCCTGTATGCCTTCCTGGTGATCAGTATTGTAACCAAACTGCCCCCCGCGCAGTTCTGGCAGGAACTCAACAGCAAGGATGCACAGGGCAATCCCTTTAACATGAATTTTGCCTACAACAGCGTGTACCGCCAGGGGCTGGGCATCATTGTGGGCTCTGTTACCGCTTTCCTGGTATCGCAGTTCCTCGACGCGACCGTTTTCCACTGGCTGCGCCGCTTTACCGGCAGCAAAAAGATCTGGCTCCGCGCCACCGGCTCTACCGTGGTGTCACAGCTCATCGACAGCATTGTGGTGCTGTTCATCGCCTTTTATGCTTTTGGCAACTGGCCCCTTAGCCAGGTCATTTCGGTGGCTGCCATTAACTACATCTACAAGTTCTTTATTGCCGTTGCCCTCACGCCGCTGCTCTATGTGGCACACTATGTTATCGACAAATACCTGGGGCATACAGAGGCCGAAGAACTCATTGAAGAAGCCGCGATCGAAAGCGGCGATGTGGTGCCGCAAAAGTAAATTACAGCAGGCCTTTATACTTCAACTCTGCCGGAGGCATCAAAAGAACTATTTAATTTTTGATTCTTAAAAATCCCGGTCTAGCTTTGCAGTCTTATGCCTGCACATTTCGCACATACTCAGATCTTCATTACAGGCTACGTGCTTCACGACCTGTAGGAGCACCCCACTTCGCGTGCGGGGCTCTGCTCAGCCCTGCTGTTTTCTAAATTTTGTTGAATTTTCTGCT from Pontibacter liquoris includes the following:
- a CDS encoding RNA polymerase sigma factor; the encoded protein is MQVKEKQGQHQLSDREVVERVLTGEKELYEILMRRYNQKLYRVIRGYLKDACEVEDAMQNTYLKAYEKLYQFHGEAQFSTWLVRIGINEALGWLRQNQKAAFLHSIQEDQPDQQLLELPDTKSMNPEINTIHKEMQLLLEQAIDNLPTKYRVVYMLREVEEMSTAEVTACLAISESNLKVRLHRAKTLLKENLYQLSASRDVFTFGSKHCDKLVNQVMARLQQV
- a CDS encoding RBBP9/YdeN family alpha/beta hydrolase encodes the protein MAIQLIMVPGLGNSGPQHWQSLWEAQDTAIRRVGQSDWDTPTCAAWVKKLHEEIQQADAPVVLVAHSLGCLAVVHWARHYQGNVKAAMLVAPPDAERPDFPQEATGFAPIPQQKLPFPTIVVASSNDPYISMQRVQELGRNWGSQLVSVGDARHINASSGLGDWPQGQQLLQELL
- a CDS encoding heme-binding domain-containing protein; the encoded protein is MAKRKAFTATGIIVGILVLLVLMQFIRIDKTNPPVDPAKEFVTIANPPQDVTLILRESCYDCHSNTTKYPWYSNVAPVSWFLKNHIDEGRRELNFSEWGSYTAKKANHKLEEAIELVENGEMPMTSYTLLHAEAKLTKEEKEKLISWLKTYKSTGS
- a CDS encoding queuosine precursor transporter codes for the protein MASPTSLAHDKKRTQLFLVLSGIFLANALLAELIGVKIFSGEAIFGLPGAQLNLLGYKLDFNLTAGVIIWPVVFITTDIINEYFGKEGVKKVSILTVLLILYAFLVISIVTKLPPAQFWQELNSKDAQGNPFNMNFAYNSVYRQGLGIIVGSVTAFLVSQFLDATVFHWLRRFTGSKKIWLRATGSTVVSQLIDSIVVLFIAFYAFGNWPLSQVISVAAINYIYKFFIAVALTPLLYVAHYVIDKYLGHTEAEELIEEAAIESGDVVPQK